From Curtobacterium sp. SGAir0471, the proteins below share one genomic window:
- the sufC gene encoding Fe-S cluster assembly ATPase SufC has protein sequence MSTLEIRDLQVSIDTDQGTKEILKGVDLTINEGEIHAIMGPNGSGKSTLAYTIAGHPRYNVTGGSITLDGEDVLSMSVDERARAGMFLAMQYPVEIPGVTVSNFLRTAKTAIDGEAPALRGWVKDLRQSMADLKMDSSFAERNVNEGFSGGEKKRHEIMQLELLKPKFAVLDETDSGLDVDALKIVSEGVNRAKAATGLGVLLITHYTRILRYIKPDFVHVFVAGKVAEQGGPELAERLENEGYDRYVQAAAAGN, from the coding sequence ATGTCCACTCTCGAAATCCGCGACCTCCAGGTCTCGATCGACACCGATCAGGGCACCAAGGAGATCCTGAAGGGTGTCGACCTCACCATCAACGAGGGCGAGATCCACGCGATCATGGGGCCGAACGGCTCCGGCAAGTCGACCCTGGCCTACACGATCGCCGGGCACCCGCGCTACAACGTCACCGGTGGCTCGATCACCCTGGACGGCGAGGACGTCCTGTCGATGAGCGTCGACGAGCGCGCCCGCGCCGGCATGTTCCTCGCCATGCAGTACCCCGTCGAGATCCCCGGCGTCACGGTGTCGAACTTCCTGCGCACGGCGAAGACCGCGATCGACGGTGAGGCACCCGCACTCCGCGGCTGGGTCAAGGACCTCCGCCAGTCGATGGCCGACCTCAAGATGGACTCGTCCTTCGCCGAGCGCAACGTGAACGAGGGCTTCTCGGGCGGCGAGAAGAAGCGCCACGAGATCATGCAGCTCGAGCTCCTCAAGCCGAAGTTCGCCGTGCTCGACGAGACCGACTCCGGCCTCGACGTCGACGCGCTGAAGATCGTGTCCGAGGGCGTCAACCGCGCCAAGGCAGCGACCGGCCTCGGTGTGCTGCTCATCACGCACTACACCCGCATCCTCCGCTACATCAAGCCGGACTTCGTGCACGTGTTCGTCGCGGGCAAGGTCGCCGAGCAGGGCGGCCCGGAGCTCGCCGAGCGCCTCGAGAACGAGGGCTACGACCGCTACGTCCAGGCAGCTGCGGCGGGCAACTGA
- a CDS encoding non-heme iron oxygenase ferredoxin subunit yields MAEKVCAESEIAVDSPMRVVVDGTAVAIVKDSAGTVHAIGDTCTHGDISLAEGFVEGDTLECWAHGSRFSLATGKPQNFPAYEPVPVFRVEVRDGDVYVDVHDTVPVD; encoded by the coding sequence ATGGCCGAGAAGGTCTGCGCCGAGTCCGAGATCGCCGTCGACAGCCCGATGCGGGTCGTCGTCGACGGCACCGCCGTGGCGATCGTCAAGGACTCCGCCGGCACCGTCCACGCGATCGGCGACACCTGCACGCACGGGGACATCTCCCTGGCCGAGGGCTTCGTCGAGGGCGACACGCTCGAGTGCTGGGCCCACGGGTCCCGGTTCTCGCTGGCGACCGGCAAGCCGCAGAACTTCCCGGCGTACGAGCCGGTGCCCGTCTTCCGGGTCGAGGTCCGTGACGGCGACGTCTACGTCGACGTGCACGACACCGTCCCCGTCGACTGA
- a CDS encoding metal-sulfur cluster assembly factor → MITALSPEKFDEVVEGLKEVQDPELGVNIVDLGLIYDLAMDDEAKALVISMTLTSAGCPLTDVIEGDTANALDGIVDAFRINWVWMPPWGPERITDDGREMMRALGFSI, encoded by the coding sequence ATGATCACCGCACTCTCCCCGGAGAAGTTCGACGAGGTCGTCGAGGGCCTCAAGGAGGTCCAGGACCCGGAGCTCGGCGTCAACATCGTCGACCTCGGCCTGATCTACGACCTGGCGATGGACGACGAGGCGAAAGCGCTCGTGATCAGCATGACGCTGACGAGCGCGGGCTGCCCGCTGACCGACGTCATCGAGGGCGACACCGCGAACGCCCTCGACGGCATCGTCGACGCGTTCCGCATCAACTGGGTCTGGATGCCGCCGTGGGGTCCAGAGCGGATCACCGACGACGGGCGCGAGATGATGCGCGCGCTCGGCTTCTCGATCTAG